In a single window of the Massilia oculi genome:
- the mdcC gene encoding malonate decarboxylase acyl carrier protein, with the protein METLKYRFEQGRRSLAGMPQLVGVVGSGNLEVLIEPSPLQGACEIEVRTAAVGFGATWQAVMADFHERWSLADARISINDMGATPAVVSLRLDQAVESLTGAFSKDVP; encoded by the coding sequence ATGGAAACGTTGAAATACCGTTTCGAGCAGGGCAGGCGCTCGCTGGCCGGCATGCCGCAGCTGGTGGGCGTGGTCGGCTCGGGCAATCTCGAGGTATTGATCGAGCCGTCGCCCTTGCAGGGCGCGTGCGAGATCGAGGTGCGCACCGCGGCGGTCGGCTTCGGCGCCACCTGGCAGGCAGTGATGGCCGATTTTCACGAGCGCTGGAGTCTCGCCGACGCGCGCATCAGCATCAACGACATGGGGGCCACGCCGGCCGTGGTCAGCCTGCGGCTGGACCAGGCGGTGGAATCGCTGACTGGCGCATTTTCAAAGGACGTGCCATGA
- a CDS encoding LysR family transcriptional regulator, producing MRSQISDDITFRKLEILLAYMEGGNLNAAARMLDISAVSVHRALHSLEEGMSCQLFSLQGRNLIPNDAAQVLAEVSREVVKLMADGIAATRSAAGYSADHLRIGSLYSLTTGAIPEVIIGIKLRKQEIETELVLGSNAELLHKLKQNAIDAALMGMPDPDPEIESIPLFEDDVFFAAPAGSPYSKMKEVDLRACAAEKFVCLKDGFVTLAGFQEAFRIAGYAPAIVTRVGDIFSLMNLVAAGIGYTLLPGRVRNAFGDKVQLIPLKADYHMQQTIGLSFLRVRERDPNLLALAAVCRMLKHRTA from the coding sequence ATGCGCAGCCAGATCAGCGACGACATCACCTTCCGCAAACTCGAGATCCTGCTGGCCTATATGGAAGGCGGCAACCTGAACGCCGCCGCGCGCATGCTCGACATCAGCGCGGTGAGCGTGCACCGCGCGCTGCATTCGCTCGAGGAGGGCATGAGCTGCCAGCTGTTCAGCCTGCAGGGCCGCAACCTGATCCCGAACGACGCGGCCCAGGTGCTGGCCGAGGTCAGTCGCGAAGTGGTCAAGCTGATGGCGGACGGGATCGCCGCCACGCGCTCGGCGGCCGGCTATTCGGCCGACCATCTCAGGATCGGCTCCTTGTATTCGCTGACCACCGGGGCGATTCCCGAGGTCATCATCGGCATCAAGCTGCGCAAGCAGGAAATCGAGACCGAGCTGGTGCTGGGTTCGAACGCCGAGCTGCTGCATAAACTCAAGCAGAACGCGATCGACGCGGCGCTGATGGGGATGCCCGATCCCGACCCCGAGATCGAATCGATCCCGCTGTTCGAGGACGACGTGTTCTTCGCCGCGCCGGCCGGTTCGCCCTACTCGAAGATGAAGGAAGTCGACCTGCGCGCCTGCGCGGCCGAGAAGTTCGTCTGCCTGAAGGATGGCTTCGTGACCCTCGCGGGCTTCCAGGAAGCCTTCCGCATCGCCGGCTATGCGCCGGCCATCGTCACCCGCGTGGGCGACATCTTCTCGTTGATGAACCTGGTGGCGGCCGGCATCGGCTACACCTTGCTGCCGGGCCGGGTGCGCAATGCCTTCGGCGACAAGGTGCAGCTGATTCCCCTGAAAGCCGACTACCACATGCAGCAGACCATCGGCCTGAGCTTTTTACGGGTACGGGAACGCGACCCCAATCTGCTGGCGCTGGCGGCCGTGTGCCGCATGCTCAAGCACAGGACCGCCTGA
- the mdcG gene encoding malonate decarboxylase holo-[acyl-carrier-protein] synthase codes for MFARHDLVWLTRRGWQRARASAPEAALAALDRWRDNGWPAVVRRAEAGMAANEVAIGFPLPPRPEEGGKLKFGCRVELSDIGRRTRALPLVAALDAVPEQWRDSLALLESQAAQASVGLAVYGSVALAALTGQYYLTPHSDIDVLLQPTSRRQLMKGLDLLAWHAGILPLDGEVVFPDGRAVAWKELRAAFASAPGARVLTKGLHRIALVLPEELIAKLEEETCPN; via the coding sequence ATGTTCGCGCGGCATGACCTGGTGTGGCTGACGCGCCGCGGCTGGCAGCGCGCGCGCGCCTCCGCCCCCGAGGCGGCGCTGGCCGCGCTCGACCGCTGGCGCGACAACGGCTGGCCGGCGGTGGTGCGGCGCGCCGAGGCCGGGATGGCGGCGAACGAGGTGGCGATCGGCTTTCCGTTGCCGCCGCGGCCGGAGGAGGGCGGCAAGCTGAAGTTCGGCTGCCGGGTCGAGCTGTCCGATATAGGCCGCCGCACGCGGGCCTTGCCGCTGGTCGCGGCCCTGGACGCGGTGCCGGAGCAGTGGCGCGACAGCCTGGCCCTGCTCGAAAGCCAGGCCGCGCAGGCCAGCGTCGGCCTGGCGGTGTATGGTTCGGTGGCGCTGGCGGCGCTGACCGGCCAGTACTACCTGACGCCGCACTCCGACATCGACGTGCTGCTGCAGCCCACCAGCCGGCGCCAGCTGATGAAGGGGCTGGACCTGCTGGCCTGGCACGCGGGCATCCTGCCGCTCGACGGCGAAGTGGTGTTTCCCGACGGGCGCGCGGTGGCCTGGAAGGAGTTGCGCGCAGCCTTTGCCAGCGCGCCGGGCGCGCGCGTGCTGACCAAGGGACTGCACCGGATCGCGCTGGTGCTGCCCGAAGAACTGATCGCGAAGCTGGAGGAAGAGACGTGCCCGAATTGA
- a CDS encoding biotin-independent malonate decarboxylase subunit beta gives MSSYQELTARQRIPAMFDAGSFEEFLPPSERVASPHLAQLDAPVSFDDGVVVGRGKLDGKLVFGAAQEGGFMGGAVGEVHGAKLVGMLRRAIDEQAHAVLLLLESGGVRLHEANAGLIAVSEVMRAMLDVRAAGIPVVAVVGGANGCFGGMGIAARCANTVIMSEEGRLAMSGPEVIETANGVEEFDSRDRALVWRTTGGKHRYLLGDCQVLVADESDAFRKAAIDAIADLRGGEVRLTLEGLLAEQAMLARRLDDSAGLAEPMDVWKKLGVPEPARVPMLEADAFLDMAAQYRATTGD, from the coding sequence ATGAGCAGTTACCAGGAATTGACGGCGCGCCAGCGCATCCCGGCGATGTTCGACGCCGGCAGCTTCGAGGAATTCCTGCCGCCGAGCGAACGGGTGGCGAGCCCGCACCTGGCCCAGCTCGACGCGCCGGTGTCGTTCGACGACGGCGTCGTCGTCGGCCGCGGCAAGCTCGATGGCAAGCTGGTGTTCGGCGCCGCGCAAGAGGGCGGCTTCATGGGCGGCGCGGTGGGCGAGGTCCATGGCGCCAAGCTGGTGGGCATGCTGCGCCGCGCGATCGACGAGCAGGCGCACGCGGTGCTGCTGCTGCTGGAATCGGGCGGCGTGCGCCTGCACGAAGCCAATGCCGGCCTGATCGCGGTGTCGGAAGTGATGCGCGCCATGCTGGATGTGCGCGCGGCCGGCATCCCGGTGGTGGCGGTGGTGGGCGGCGCCAATGGCTGCTTCGGCGGCATGGGCATCGCGGCGCGCTGCGCCAACACCGTCATCATGTCCGAGGAAGGGCGGCTGGCCATGTCCGGCCCCGAGGTGATCGAGACCGCGAATGGCGTGGAGGAATTCGATTCGCGCGACCGCGCGCTGGTATGGCGCACCACGGGCGGCAAGCACCGCTACCTGCTGGGCGATTGCCAAGTGCTGGTGGCGGACGAGTCGGACGCTTTCCGCAAGGCCGCCATCGATGCCATCGCCGACCTGCGTGGCGGCGAAGTGCGCCTGACGCTCGAAGGTTTGCTTGCCGAGCAGGCCATGCTGGCGCGGCGCCTGGACGACAGCGCGGGCCTGGCCGAACCGATGGACGTATGGAAGAAACTGGGCGTCCCGGAGCCGGCCAGGGTGCCGATGCTCGAAGCCGACGCCTTCCTCGACATGGCGGCGCAATACCGCGCCACAACGGGAGATTGA
- a CDS encoding NAD(+) synthase: MNSPFFNLYSHHFARVAVAIPRVRIADPAYNVEQTILLARQAAGQGAALVAFPELGLSAYTCDDLFHQEALQRACLEGLAAIVEESKTLPLAMVIGMPLRVNHMLFNCGVVVAGGKVQGVVPKSFLPNYGEFYESRQFTPADCAVVDQIDLFGALVPFGPNQLFEVANLPLLRFHVEICEDVWVPVPPSSFAAMAGATVLVNLSASNVVVGKSGYRHQLVGQQSARCMAAYLYTSAGRGESTTDMAWDGQSLIYEKGELLAESERFADDSHIIYADVDLDRLSTERMKTTTFAQSVRRHAAEVSNFRVIGFELQLPLERTLPLARTIERFPYVPADRARRDERCTEVYNIQVQALIQRLSSSGIQKVVIGVSGGLDSTHALLVCAKAMDRLGLPRTNILAYTMPGFATSGRTLRQARDLMAAVGCSAREIDIRPSCIQMLKDLGHPYVDGKAEYDITFENVQAGERTNHLFRLANFHNGIVIGTGDLSELALGWCTYGVGDHMSHYNVNASVPKTLISYLVRWVAETGDVVGSQAQVLLDILDTEISPELVPGGDKDDKPAQSTQDRIGPYELQDFNLFYTLRYGYKPSKTAFLAYSAWQDRELGRWPEELGTRNQYDLGAIKRNLSIFLFRFFKTSQFKRSCVPNGPKVGNGGSLSPRGDWRAPSDSEATVWLDDLANIPD; encoded by the coding sequence ATGAACAGCCCATTCTTCAATCTCTATTCGCACCATTTCGCCCGCGTCGCGGTGGCCATTCCGCGCGTGCGGATCGCCGACCCGGCATATAACGTCGAGCAGACCATCCTGCTCGCGCGCCAGGCTGCCGGGCAGGGCGCGGCCCTGGTCGCATTCCCCGAACTGGGCCTGTCCGCCTATACCTGCGACGACCTGTTCCACCAGGAAGCGCTGCAGCGCGCCTGCCTCGAGGGCCTGGCGGCCATCGTCGAGGAATCGAAGACGCTGCCGCTGGCCATGGTGATCGGCATGCCGCTGCGGGTCAACCACATGCTGTTCAACTGCGGCGTCGTGGTTGCGGGCGGCAAGGTGCAAGGCGTGGTGCCAAAGAGCTTCTTGCCTAATTATGGCGAGTTTTACGAATCCCGGCAGTTCACCCCCGCGGATTGCGCGGTGGTCGACCAGATCGACCTGTTCGGCGCGCTCGTGCCGTTCGGCCCGAACCAGCTGTTCGAGGTCGCCAACTTGCCGCTGCTGCGCTTCCACGTCGAGATCTGCGAGGACGTCTGGGTGCCGGTGCCGCCATCCTCGTTCGCGGCGATGGCCGGCGCCACGGTGCTGGTCAACCTGTCGGCCTCGAACGTCGTGGTGGGCAAGAGCGGCTACCGCCACCAGCTGGTCGGCCAGCAGTCGGCGCGCTGCATGGCGGCGTATCTTTACACATCGGCCGGCCGCGGCGAATCGACCACCGACATGGCCTGGGACGGCCAGTCGCTGATCTACGAGAAGGGCGAGCTGCTGGCCGAGTCCGAGCGCTTCGCCGACGATTCGCACATCATCTATGCCGACGTCGACCTGGACCGCCTGTCGACCGAGCGCATGAAGACCACCACCTTCGCCCAGTCGGTGCGGCGCCATGCGGCTGAAGTCTCGAACTTCCGCGTCATCGGCTTCGAGCTCCAGTTGCCGTTGGAGCGCACCCTGCCACTGGCGCGCACGATCGAGCGCTTCCCCTACGTGCCGGCCGACCGCGCGCGGCGCGACGAGCGCTGCACCGAAGTCTATAACATCCAGGTCCAGGCCCTGATCCAGCGCCTGTCGTCGAGCGGCATCCAGAAAGTGGTGATCGGCGTCTCGGGCGGGCTGGATTCGACCCATGCGTTGCTGGTGTGCGCGAAAGCCATGGACCGCCTCGGCCTGCCGCGCACCAACATCCTGGCCTATACGATGCCGGGCTTCGCGACCAGCGGCCGCACGCTGAGGCAGGCGCGCGACCTGATGGCGGCGGTCGGCTGCAGCGCGCGGGAGATCGACATCCGCCCGAGCTGCATCCAGATGCTGAAGGATCTCGGCCATCCCTACGTCGATGGCAAGGCCGAATACGACATCACCTTCGAGAACGTGCAGGCGGGCGAACGCACCAATCACCTGTTCCGCCTGGCGAACTTCCACAACGGGATCGTGATCGGCACCGGCGACCTGTCCGAGCTGGCGCTGGGCTGGTGCACCTACGGCGTGGGCGACCATATGTCGCATTACAACGTCAACGCCAGCGTGCCCAAGACCCTGATCTCCTACCTGGTGCGCTGGGTGGCCGAGACCGGCGACGTCGTGGGCAGCCAGGCGCAGGTGCTGCTCGACATCCTCGACACCGAGATCAGCCCCGAGCTGGTGCCCGGAGGTGACAAGGACGACAAGCCCGCGCAAAGCACGCAGGACCGGATCGGCCCCTACGAGCTGCAGGACTTCAACCTGTTCTACACGCTGCGCTACGGCTACAAGCCGAGCAAGACTGCCTTCCTGGCGTATTCTGCCTGGCAGGATCGCGAACTTGGCCGCTGGCCCGAGGAGCTGGGCACGCGCAACCAGTATGACCTTGGCGCCATCAAGCGCAACCTGTCGATCTTCCTGTTCCGCTTCTTCAAGACCAGCCAGTTCAAGCGCTCCTGCGTGCCGAACGGACCGAAGGTCGGCAATGGCGGCTCGCTGTCGCCGCGCGGCGACTGGCGCGCGCCGTCCGATTCCGAGGCCACCGTGTGGCTGGACGACCTGGCCAACATCCCTGATTAA
- a CDS encoding biotin-independent malonate decarboxylase subunit gamma, producing the protein MDWQLLTTQLFPGGHDIVERDNFLSGTAQVDGQPVAVIGTTGHTPIGIEIALAQAQAILRTVQEHPGRPILILVDTQGQRLRHRDEMLGINSYMAHLGKCVDLARRQGHTVIGLVYDQALSGGFITSGLIASACYALPQSTILVMGLPAMARITKVPEERLTELARDNPVFAPGPENYLRMGGLHGIWEDDLAGQLVRALRDATDEDRRMALGLERGGRLLAQPVAEAVRSGGHVRAA; encoded by the coding sequence ATGGATTGGCAACTACTCACGACCCAGCTTTTCCCCGGCGGTCACGACATCGTCGAACGCGATAACTTTTTATCGGGCACGGCGCAAGTCGATGGCCAGCCGGTCGCCGTGATCGGCACCACCGGCCACACGCCGATCGGCATCGAGATCGCGCTGGCCCAGGCGCAAGCCATCCTCAGGACCGTGCAGGAGCATCCGGGACGACCGATCCTGATCCTGGTCGACACGCAGGGCCAGCGCCTGCGCCACCGCGACGAGATGTTGGGCATCAACAGCTATATGGCCCACCTGGGCAAGTGCGTCGACCTGGCGCGCCGCCAGGGCCATACCGTGATCGGCCTGGTGTACGACCAGGCGCTGTCGGGTGGTTTCATCACCAGCGGCCTGATCGCGAGCGCCTGCTATGCGCTGCCGCAGTCGACGATCCTCGTGATGGGCCTGCCGGCGATGGCGCGCATCACCAAGGTGCCCGAGGAACGCCTGACCGAGCTGGCCAGGGACAATCCGGTGTTCGCGCCTGGCCCCGAAAACTATCTGCGCATGGGCGGCCTGCACGGCATCTGGGAAGACGATCTCGCCGGGCAGCTGGTGCGCGCGCTGCGCGACGCCACCGATGAAGACCGGCGCATGGCGCTGGGCCTGGAGCGCGGCGGGCGCCTGCTGGCGCAGCCGGTCGCCGAAGCGGTCCGGAGCGGCGGCCATGTTCGCGCGGCATGA
- the mdcB gene encoding triphosphoribosyl-dephospho-CoA synthase MdcB produces MPAPRPAAVPGERAFCQRIARLAVRSLYAELVLYPKPGLVSLVDNGSHADMTAATFLRSMFALRRFFSDITHAGMHDAPFHALKRLGIDAEARMLRATAGINTHRGAIFCLGMLCAAIGRCHASGAALTAGRVHATLLDGWGRELGAHSVDAEAHSNGSRARSAYAASGAREEGARGFPSVFHVGLPALRRTLDAGRGMRAARIDALFALMARISDTNVYHRGGPEGASTVRRQARAFVARGGTASPDWEARARACHRDFVAARLSPGGAADLLGAACLLQAVTVG; encoded by the coding sequence ATGCCGGCACCGCGTCCGGCGGCCGTCCCCGGCGAGCGCGCGTTCTGCCAACGCATTGCGCGCCTGGCCGTGCGCAGCCTGTACGCCGAGCTGGTCCTGTATCCGAAGCCGGGCCTGGTCTCGCTGGTCGACAACGGCAGCCACGCCGACATGACGGCCGCGACCTTCTTGCGCAGCATGTTCGCGCTGCGCCGCTTTTTTTCGGACATCACGCACGCCGGCATGCATGACGCGCCGTTCCACGCGCTCAAGCGGCTCGGCATCGATGCCGAAGCGCGCATGCTGCGCGCCACCGCCGGCATCAACACCCACCGCGGCGCGATCTTTTGCCTCGGCATGCTGTGCGCAGCGATCGGGCGCTGCCACGCCAGCGGCGCGGCCCTTACGGCAGGCAGGGTGCATGCGACGCTCCTCGATGGCTGGGGGCGCGAACTCGGCGCGCACAGTGTCGACGCGGAGGCGCATTCGAATGGGTCCCGTGCGCGGTCGGCGTATGCCGCGAGCGGCGCACGCGAAGAGGGCGCGCGCGGTTTCCCGTCGGTCTTCCATGTCGGCCTGCCGGCGCTGCGCCGCACCCTGGACGCTGGCCGCGGCATGCGCGCGGCGCGCATCGATGCGCTGTTCGCCCTGATGGCCCGCATCAGCGACACCAACGTCTACCATCGCGGCGGCCCCGAGGGCGCCTCGACGGTGCGGCGCCAGGCGCGCGCCTTCGTCGCGCGCGGCGGCACCGCCAGCCCCGATTGGGAAGCGCGGGCGCGGGCCTGTCACCGGGACTTTGTCGCCGCACGCCTGTCGCCGGGCGGCGCGGCCGACCTGCTGGGCGCGGCCTGCCTGCTGCAGGCCGTGACGGTCGGCTAG
- the mdcA gene encoding malonate decarboxylase subunit alpha → MNQSESQADLRWTTQQRNRGDRLARVQAALGGALDGKVVQAAHIVDLLNAVLEPGDRVCLEGNNQKQADFLGKALTKVDTGRVHDLHMLLSVLSLPEHLDVFDKGIASRLDFSFSGPQAGRLAKLAQAGKLNIGAIHTYLELFARYFIDLTPRVALVAAEMADREGNLYTGPNTEDTPAIAEATAFKSGIVIAQVNRIVDKLPRVDIPGDWVGYVVQSPTPYYIEPLFTRDPAQISEIQVLMAMMAIKGIYAEYEIERLNHGIGFDTAAIELLLPTYAASLGLKGKIARHWALNPHPALIPAIEAGFVESVHSFGSELGMEKYISARPDVFFVGPDGSMRSNRAFSQAAGHYACDMFIGSTLQIDLQGNSSTATLGRIAGFGGAPNMGADARGRRHPSKAWLKAGEQARAGRNVIPRGQKLVVQMVETFREHMAPAFVEKLDAWQLAEQANMAIPPVMIYGDDVTHILTEEGIANLLLCRTEEEREQAIRGVAGYTPVGMGRDKRMVENLRDRGIVQRPEDLGIDKRMATRDLLAAKNMKGLVRASGGLYDPPKRFRNW, encoded by the coding sequence ATGAATCAAAGTGAATCGCAGGCTGACCTTCGCTGGACCACCCAGCAACGCAACCGAGGCGATCGCCTGGCAAGAGTCCAGGCGGCGCTCGGCGGGGCGCTGGACGGCAAGGTCGTCCAGGCCGCGCACATCGTCGACCTGCTCAACGCCGTGCTGGAACCGGGCGACCGGGTCTGCCTGGAGGGCAACAACCAGAAGCAGGCCGATTTCCTGGGCAAGGCGCTGACAAAGGTCGACACCGGCCGCGTGCATGACTTGCATATGCTGCTGTCGGTGCTGTCATTGCCCGAACACCTGGACGTGTTCGACAAGGGGATCGCCTCCAGGCTCGACTTCTCGTTCTCCGGCCCACAGGCCGGCCGCCTGGCCAAGCTGGCGCAGGCCGGCAAGCTCAATATCGGCGCGATCCACACCTACCTGGAGCTGTTCGCGCGCTATTTCATCGACCTCACGCCGCGCGTGGCGCTGGTGGCGGCCGAGATGGCCGACCGCGAGGGCAACCTGTACACCGGCCCGAACACCGAGGACACGCCGGCCATCGCCGAAGCGACCGCCTTCAAGAGCGGCATCGTGATCGCCCAGGTCAACCGGATCGTCGACAAGCTGCCGCGGGTCGACATCCCGGGCGACTGGGTCGGCTACGTGGTGCAGTCGCCGACTCCGTACTACATCGAGCCGCTGTTCACGCGCGATCCGGCCCAGATCTCCGAGATCCAGGTCCTGATGGCGATGATGGCGATCAAGGGCATCTATGCCGAGTACGAGATCGAACGCCTGAACCACGGCATCGGCTTCGACACCGCCGCCATCGAGCTGCTGCTGCCGACCTATGCGGCCAGCCTCGGCCTGAAAGGGAAGATCGCCCGTCACTGGGCGCTGAACCCGCACCCGGCACTGATTCCGGCGATCGAAGCCGGCTTCGTGGAATCGGTGCATTCCTTCGGCTCCGAACTGGGCATGGAAAAATACATCAGTGCGCGGCCGGACGTGTTCTTCGTCGGCCCGGACGGCTCGATGCGCAGCAACCGCGCCTTCTCCCAGGCGGCCGGCCACTACGCCTGCGACATGTTCATCGGCTCGACCCTGCAGATCGACTTGCAGGGCAATTCGTCGACCGCGACACTGGGCCGCATCGCAGGTTTTGGCGGCGCGCCGAACATGGGCGCCGACGCGCGTGGCCGGCGTCACCCGAGCAAGGCCTGGCTCAAGGCCGGCGAACAGGCGCGCGCCGGCCGCAACGTGATCCCGCGCGGGCAGAAGCTGGTGGTGCAGATGGTCGAGACCTTCCGCGAGCATATGGCGCCGGCTTTCGTCGAGAAACTCGATGCCTGGCAGCTGGCCGAGCAGGCGAACATGGCGATCCCGCCGGTGATGATCTACGGCGACGACGTGACCCATATCCTGACCGAGGAGGGCATCGCCAACCTGCTGCTGTGCCGCACCGAGGAAGAGCGCGAGCAGGCGATCCGCGGCGTGGCCGGCTACACGCCGGTCGGGATGGGGCGCGACAAGCGCATGGTCGAGAACCTGCGCGACCGCGGCATCGTCCAGCGTCCCGAAGACCTTGGCATCGACAAACGCATGGCGACCCGCGACCTGCTGGCCGCCAAGAACATGAAGGGCCTGGTGCGCGCGTCCGGCGGCCTGTACGATCCGCCGAAGCGCTTCAGGAACTGGTGA
- a CDS encoding ACP S-malonyltransferase, with the protein MAGRLAILCPGQGAQHAGMFDLARMDPGASGLLDEWFGDPQLGPVLRASVESEEGFVNRVAQPSIVAATLAMWSALGARLPEPALVAGYSIGELSAYGVAGALDPGDAVKLAVERARMMDACLEGGEAQAMVALSGMPDGSVEALLARFGFYPAIVTGDDALVAGGPARHGESLASAALAAGGRATVLPVAVASHTPLLQDAVAPFAALLEKQRWAAPGFPVLSGISAEPVTDAKKAIRELPRQIAEPILWRECMDACAEAGVTVALELGPGAALARMLQSRHPDIACRSVSEFRSLDGIYSWLQRQLD; encoded by the coding sequence ATGGCGGGTCGGCTCGCCATCCTGTGCCCGGGACAGGGCGCCCAGCATGCAGGCATGTTCGACCTGGCGCGCATGGACCCTGGCGCCAGCGGCCTGCTGGACGAATGGTTCGGCGACCCGCAACTGGGTCCGGTGCTGCGCGCTTCGGTGGAGAGCGAAGAAGGTTTCGTCAACCGCGTCGCGCAGCCGTCCATCGTCGCGGCGACCCTGGCGATGTGGAGCGCCTTGGGCGCCCGGCTGCCGGAACCTGCGCTGGTCGCCGGCTACAGCATCGGCGAATTGTCGGCCTATGGCGTCGCCGGCGCGCTCGATCCGGGCGATGCGGTGAAGCTGGCCGTCGAACGCGCGCGGATGATGGATGCGTGCCTGGAAGGCGGGGAGGCGCAGGCGATGGTCGCGCTGTCCGGCATGCCGGATGGGAGCGTGGAGGCGCTGCTGGCCCGCTTCGGCTTTTATCCGGCGATCGTGACCGGCGACGATGCGCTGGTGGCCGGCGGTCCCGCCCGGCACGGCGAGTCGCTGGCGTCAGCGGCGCTGGCGGCCGGTGGACGCGCGACCGTGCTGCCGGTGGCCGTGGCCTCGCACACGCCGCTGCTGCAGGACGCCGTCGCGCCGTTCGCGGCGCTGCTGGAGAAGCAGCGCTGGGCCGCGCCGGGCTTCCCGGTGCTGTCCGGCATCTCGGCCGAGCCCGTCACCGATGCGAAGAAGGCAATACGGGAGCTGCCGCGCCAGATTGCCGAGCCAATCCTCTGGCGCGAATGCATGGACGCGTGTGCCGAGGCTGGCGTGACGGTTGCGCTCGAACTGGGTCCCGGCGCCGCCCTGGCCCGTATGTTGCAATCACGCCACCCCGACATCGCCTGCCGCTCGGTCTCCGAGTTCCGTTCGCTCGACGGGATCTATAGCTGGCTACAGAGGCAGCTCGATTAA
- a CDS encoding SLC13 family permease produces the protein MSSHVIAICVLALMFIVATAMPINMGVLAFVGAFLVGTLIAGMETKTIMSGYPAELFLTLVGITFLFAQAQNNGTIDWLVRLAVRAVGGRIAAIPWVMFAITALLTSVGAVSPAAVAIIAPIALGFAAKYKINPLMMGLLVIHGAQGGGFSPISIYGGITNKVVMEAGLPISPLTTAFTSLGVNLAVSVLLFFVFGGAKLMRQQVPMAERSGKGLPVSPFGPPVAVAAQGPQIYGDAENESASEERLTKERSSAAVGAVGATGSGSAAGHGAVDLNEGPTFHQMFTVVGLIALAVLTLLYKLDIGFVAITIGLLISILSPQVQKRAIGQVSWPEIMLIVGVSTYVGVMQKMGTITWVGDSAASLASPLTVALLLLFVGAIVSAFASSTAVLGSLIPLAVPFLASGTGVDPIGFIAAMAVASTIVDVSPFSTNGALVLASAQHIDRDVFLRQLMIYGGIVTLVAPLVLWVLFVVF, from the coding sequence GTGTCCTCTCATGTCATTGCAATCTGCGTGCTGGCGCTGATGTTCATCGTCGCCACCGCCATGCCCATCAATATGGGCGTCCTCGCCTTCGTCGGCGCCTTCCTCGTCGGCACCCTGATCGCCGGCATGGAAACCAAGACCATCATGTCCGGCTACCCGGCCGAACTGTTCCTGACCCTGGTCGGCATCACCTTCCTGTTCGCCCAGGCCCAGAACAACGGCACCATCGACTGGCTGGTGCGGCTGGCGGTACGGGCCGTCGGCGGGCGCATCGCGGCCATCCCCTGGGTCATGTTCGCGATCACCGCTTTGCTCACCTCGGTAGGCGCCGTCAGCCCGGCGGCGGTGGCGATCATCGCGCCGATCGCGCTCGGTTTCGCGGCCAAGTACAAGATCAATCCCCTCATGATGGGCCTGCTGGTGATCCACGGCGCCCAGGGTGGCGGCTTCTCGCCGATCAGCATCTACGGGGGCATCACCAACAAGGTGGTGATGGAAGCGGGGCTGCCGATCTCGCCCCTGACCACCGCCTTCACCAGCCTGGGCGTGAACCTGGCGGTGTCGGTGCTGCTGTTCTTCGTGTTCGGCGGCGCCAAGCTGATGCGCCAGCAGGTGCCGATGGCCGAGCGCTCGGGCAAGGGCCTCCCGGTCTCGCCGTTCGGCCCGCCGGTGGCGGTTGCGGCCCAGGGGCCGCAGATCTACGGCGACGCCGAGAACGAATCGGCCAGCGAAGAGCGCCTGACCAAGGAGCGCTCGAGCGCGGCCGTCGGCGCCGTCGGAGCGACCGGCTCGGGCAGCGCCGCCGGCCATGGCGCCGTCGACCTGAACGAAGGCCCGACCTTCCACCAGATGTTCACCGTGGTCGGCCTCATCGCGCTGGCCGTGCTGACCCTGCTGTACAAGCTCGACATCGGCTTCGTCGCCATCACCATCGGCTTGCTCATCTCGATCCTGTCGCCGCAGGTGCAGAAGCGCGCCATCGGCCAGGTGTCGTGGCCGGAGATCATGCTGATCGTCGGCGTCAGTACCTATGTCGGCGTGATGCAGAAGATGGGCACCATCACCTGGGTCGGCGACAGCGCCGCCAGCCTGGCCTCGCCGCTGACTGTCGCCTTGCTGCTGCTGTTCGTCGGCGCGATCGTCTCGGCCTTCGCCTCCTCGACCGCGGTGCTCGGTTCGCTGATCCCGCTGGCGGTGCCGTTCCTGGCCTCGGGCACCGGCGTCGACCCGATCGGCTTCATCGCTGCGATGGCGGTGGCATCCACCATCGTCGACGTCAGCCCGTTCTCGACCAATGGCGCGCTGGTGCTGGCCAGCGCCCAGCACATCGACCGCGACGTCTTCCTGCGGCAGCTGATGATCTATGGCGGCATCGTCACCCTGGTGGCGCCGCTCGTGCTGTGGGTGCTGTTCGTGGTGTTCTGA